From a region of the Helianthus annuus cultivar XRQ/B chromosome 5, HanXRQr2.0-SUNRISE, whole genome shotgun sequence genome:
- the LOC110939723 gene encoding uncharacterized protein LOC110939723 isoform X2 produces MTGKDDNAGSSQTLISKLDIGDPLFLHPSDSSSLTIVGIKLKGTKNYRVWSSAMKLALEAKNKFGFIDGKCKKNTDDEVLSSQWDRCNSVVLSWLLNSVSEELYLGQVFSKLASEVWIDLKETYDKVDGSIVYDLYKKINCITQNGSSVSEYYHKLNTMWKQFDAVLQLPTCSCQAAKDFNDFSTLIKLMQFLMGLDDVYQPVRTNLLTREPLPTVKVAFSIVSREESHRNSSVGSKTQSVSFASKINQTFEQKKKELRGPNSNLKCTHCNKIGHTVDRCFELIGYPPSFKKKPGGQAGKNFSNSRSNISSVPSVPQFSSEQVAKLLSLLGEKTSTESQSPNMGGFEIKESVGDW; encoded by the exons ATGACTGGTAAAGATGATAATGCTGGGTCTTCTCAGACCTTGATTAGTAAGTTGGATATAGGAGATCCATTGTTTTTGCATCCTAGTGATTCTAGCTCCTTAACTATAGTTGGTATAAAACTAAAGGGAACTAAAAATTATAGGGTGTGGTCTAGTGCTATGAAATTGGCTCTTGAAGCCAAAAATAAATTTGGATTTATAGATGGTAAATGTAAAAAGAATACTGATGATGAAGTTCTAAGTAGCCAGTGGGACAGGTGTAATTCAGTTGTTTTAAGTTGGTTGTTAAACTCTGTTTCTGAGGAACTATACTTAGGGCAAGTGTTCTCTAAGTTAGCCTCAGAAGTCTGGATTGATCTAAAAGAAACTTATGACAAGGTTGATGGCTCTATAGTGTATgacttatataaaaaaattaattgtaTTACTCAAAATGGGAGTTCtgtttctgaatattatcataagTTGAATacaatgtggaagcagtttgatgctgTGCTTCAACTGCCTACTTGTTCATGTCAAGCTGCTAAAGATTTCAATGATTTTTCTACCTTAATCAAACTAATGCAGTTTCTTATGGGCTTAGATGATGTCTATCAGCCTGTAAGAACTAATCTGTTAACCAGAGAGCCATTACCTACTGTCAAAGTtgctttttcaattgtgtcaagaGAAGAGTCACACAGGAATTCTAGTGTTGGATCTAAAACTCAGAGTGTGTCTTTTGCTTCTAAAATCAACCAAACATTTGAACAAAAAAAGAAAGAACTTAGAGGTCCTAACTCTAATCTAAAATGTACCCATTGTAATAAAATTGGTCATACTGTTGACAGATGTTTTGAGTTGATTGGGTATCCTCCAAGTTTCAAAAAGAAACCTGGAGGTCAGGCTGGGAAAAATTTCTCTAATTCTAGGTCAAATatatcttctgttccttctgttCCTCAGTTTTCTTCAGAGCAGGTTGCTAAACTTTTGAGTTTGTTGGGTGAAAAAACTAGCACTGAGTCTCAGTCACCTAATATGGGAG GATTCGAAATCAAAGAAAGTGTTGGTGATTGGTAA
- the LOC110939723 gene encoding uncharacterized protein LOC110939723 isoform X1 — protein sequence MTGKDDNAGSSQTLISKLDIGDPLFLHPSDSSSLTIVGIKLKGTKNYRVWSSAMKLALEAKNKFGFIDGKCKKNTDDEVLSSQWDRCNSVVLSWLLNSVSEELYLGQVFSKLASEVWIDLKETYDKVDGSIVYDLYKKINCITQNGSSVSEYYHKLNTMWKQFDAVLQLPTCSCQAAKDFNDFSTLIKLMQFLMGLDDVYQPVRTNLLTREPLPTVKVAFSIVSREESHRNSSVGSKTQSVSFASKINQTFEQKKKELRGPNSNLKCTHCNKIGHTVDRCFELIGYPPSFKKKPGGQAGKNFSNSRSNISSVPSVPQFSSEQVAKLLSLLGEKTSTESQSPNMGGESNCVFGSLDKFVCCSSLINFGFDNNWICDSGANQHMVKNDKDMFNCIDVSEFDLTVSHPNGTKAKVSKIGNIELAKDVVLTDVFFVPSYNVNLLSVYKLSKDNQITVVFNENNCLLQDSKSKKVLVIGKQDNGLYFVNKGDSTVNLCFNSLNNSNLWHSRLGHPADQVLSVLKGDLGIAESTKHNPCEVCHRAKQVRVPFPLSEHKTKQLGDIIHLDVWGPYKVTSKDGFKYFLTVVDDYTRAVWCYLLKSKLEVVENIESFYELVLTQFKKKN from the coding sequence ATGACTGGTAAAGATGATAATGCTGGGTCTTCTCAGACCTTGATTAGTAAGTTGGATATAGGAGATCCATTGTTTTTGCATCCTAGTGATTCTAGCTCCTTAACTATAGTTGGTATAAAACTAAAGGGAACTAAAAATTATAGGGTGTGGTCTAGTGCTATGAAATTGGCTCTTGAAGCCAAAAATAAATTTGGATTTATAGATGGTAAATGTAAAAAGAATACTGATGATGAAGTTCTAAGTAGCCAGTGGGACAGGTGTAATTCAGTTGTTTTAAGTTGGTTGTTAAACTCTGTTTCTGAGGAACTATACTTAGGGCAAGTGTTCTCTAAGTTAGCCTCAGAAGTCTGGATTGATCTAAAAGAAACTTATGACAAGGTTGATGGCTCTATAGTGTATgacttatataaaaaaattaattgtaTTACTCAAAATGGGAGTTCtgtttctgaatattatcataagTTGAATacaatgtggaagcagtttgatgctgTGCTTCAACTGCCTACTTGTTCATGTCAAGCTGCTAAAGATTTCAATGATTTTTCTACCTTAATCAAACTAATGCAGTTTCTTATGGGCTTAGATGATGTCTATCAGCCTGTAAGAACTAATCTGTTAACCAGAGAGCCATTACCTACTGTCAAAGTtgctttttcaattgtgtcaagaGAAGAGTCACACAGGAATTCTAGTGTTGGATCTAAAACTCAGAGTGTGTCTTTTGCTTCTAAAATCAACCAAACATTTGAACAAAAAAAGAAAGAACTTAGAGGTCCTAACTCTAATCTAAAATGTACCCATTGTAATAAAATTGGTCATACTGTTGACAGATGTTTTGAGTTGATTGGGTATCCTCCAAGTTTCAAAAAGAAACCTGGAGGTCAGGCTGGGAAAAATTTCTCTAATTCTAGGTCAAATatatcttctgttccttctgttCCTCAGTTTTCTTCAGAGCAGGTTGCTAAACTTTTGAGTTTGTTGGGTGAAAAAACTAGCACTGAGTCTCAGTCACCTAATATGGGAGGTGAGTCAAACTGTGTGTTTGGTTCTTTAGATAAGTTTGTTTGTTGTTCTAGTCTTATAAATTTTGGTTTTGATAATAATTGGATTTGTGATTCTGGTGCTAATCAACATATGGTCAAAAATGATAAAGATATGTTCAACTGTATTGATGTGTCTGAATTTGATTTAACTGTTTCTCATCCTAATGGAACTAAAGCTAAAGTGTCAAAAATTGGTAATATAGAACTTGCTAAAGATGTTGTTTTAACTGATGTATTCTTTGTTCCATCTTATAATGTAAATTTGTTGTCTGTTTATAAGTTGTCTAAAGATAATCAAATTACtgttgtttttaatgaaaataaCTGTTTACTTCAGGATTCGAAATCAAAGAAAGTGTTGGTGATTGGTAAACAAGATAATGGTCTTTACTTTGTTAATAAAGGTGATAGCACTGTTAACTTGTGTTTTAATAGTTTGAACAACAGTAATTTGTGGCACAGTAGGTTGGGTCATCCTGCTGATCAGGTCTTGTCAGTTTTAAAAGGTGATTTAGGGATTGCTGAGAGTACAAAACATAATCCTTGTGAAGTTTGTCATAGAGCTAAACAAGTGAGAGTGCCTTTTCCTTTGAGTGAACATAAAACAAAACAGTTAGGTGATATAATTCACTTAGATGTTTGGGGACCTTATAAAGTAACTAGTAAAGATGGTTTCAAATACTTCTtaactgttgttgatgattatacaCGTGCTGTTTGGTGTTATTTGCTAAAAAGTAAGTTGGAAGTTGTTGAGAACATTGAAAGTTTTTATGAGTTAGTGTTAACTcagtttaagaaaaaaaattaa
- the LOC110939722 gene encoding thioredoxin-like protein CXXS1 has translation MDAADQEPPKPRIVKINSTETWDSHLQQSKSDGTPMVAHFTASWCIPSVAMNPFIEELALVFNDIIFLTVDVDDFKEIANKYEVKAMPTFLLIKEGVVVGRLVGANPDEIKKRIETLLQSNSQFVV, from the exons ATGGATGCTGCTGATCAAGAACCCCCAAAACCAAGAATTGTCAAGATTAATTCAACTGAAACATGGGATTCCCATCTTCAACAATCAAAATCTGATGGAACCCCT ATGGTGGCACATTTTACAGCATCATGGTGCATCCCTTCTGTAGCCATGAACCCTTTTATAGAAGAGTTGGCCTTAGTTTTCAATGACATAATCTTTCTGACTGTTGATGTTGATGATTTTAAG GAAATAGCAAACAAATATGAGGTGAAGGCAATGCCAACATTCTTGTTGATAAAAGAAGGTGTTGTAGTTGGGAGACTAGTAGGAGCCAATCCAGATGAGATCAAGAAAAGGATTGAGACCCTTCTTCAATCCAACAGTCAGTTTGTGGTCTAG